A single window of Archangium gephyra DNA harbors:
- a CDS encoding DUF2277 domain-containing protein, producing MCRSIKTLFNFEPPATEEEIRAAALQFVRKLSGFNKPSQANEAAFTQAVDDVTAAARVLLDSLSTTAQPRDREVEAGKARERSRLRFKPRPARGAS from the coding sequence ATGTGCCGGAGCATCAAGACGCTGTTCAACTTCGAGCCGCCCGCCACGGAAGAGGAGATCCGGGCGGCGGCCCTGCAGTTCGTGCGCAAGCTGAGCGGCTTCAACAAACCCTCCCAGGCCAACGAAGCGGCCTTCACGCAAGCCGTGGACGACGTCACCGCCGCCGCCCGCGTGCTGCTCGACTCGCTGTCCACCACGGCCCAACCCCGGGATCGCGAGGTCGAGGCCGGCAAGGCGCGCGAACGCTCACGCCTGCGCTTCAAGCCGCGGCCAGCGCGTGGAGCGAGCTGA
- a CDS encoding DUF1571 domain-containing protein, translating to MNPLLVSLLLPGLLMTTPEPASSPVPAFARLPLEQRRAELKTLTRERLVELFATTPVEVLLDAGKAAAAQMGTYESRVVKSERVSGKQMKPQTLHLTVRQSPRAVRLEILEGPAKGRRVVYDSTVKKNELRVREAGVLGLAGPMWIDVNSELTRSDTNHPIMDFAFTSIIGVLEDSFKKGEPLGGYTRKDEGFDTSGRYCITFTAPAGGKHLYAARARICMDPLLALPVVMEIDDAQGPLERFTFNDVKPVAKADFSPSSI from the coding sequence ATGAATCCCCTCCTTGTCTCGCTCCTGCTGCCGGGCCTGCTGATGACCACGCCGGAGCCCGCGTCCTCTCCGGTTCCCGCCTTCGCCCGGCTCCCGCTGGAGCAACGGCGCGCCGAGCTCAAGACGCTCACGCGCGAACGGCTGGTGGAGCTGTTCGCCACGACGCCGGTCGAGGTGCTCCTGGACGCCGGAAAGGCCGCCGCCGCGCAAATGGGCACCTATGAGTCGCGCGTGGTGAAGAGCGAGCGTGTCTCCGGCAAGCAGATGAAGCCGCAGACGCTCCACCTGACGGTCCGGCAGTCGCCCCGGGCGGTGCGGCTGGAGATCCTGGAAGGACCCGCCAAGGGACGGCGGGTGGTCTACGACTCCACGGTGAAGAAGAACGAGCTCCGGGTTCGCGAGGCGGGCGTGCTTGGCCTCGCCGGCCCGATGTGGATCGACGTGAACAGCGAGCTCACCCGGAGCGACACGAACCACCCCATCATGGACTTCGCCTTCACGTCCATCATTGGCGTGCTGGAGGACAGCTTCAAGAAGGGGGAGCCGCTCGGCGGCTACACGCGGAAGGACGAGGGCTTCGACACCTCGGGGCGCTACTGCATCACCTTCACCGCGCCCGCCGGAGGCAAGCACCTGTACGCGGCGCGCGCCCGCATCTGCATGGATCCGCTGCTGGCCCTGCCGGTCGTCATGGAGATCGACGACGCGCAAGGGCCCCTGGAGCGCTTCACCTTCAACGACGTGAAGCCGGTGGCCAAGGCCGACTTCTCTCCGTCGTCAATCTGA
- a CDS encoding ADYC domain-containing protein, which produces MNAMKKYLFAWLCLQLPVLAHAEPARSASVAASVSKAERHARRCQSQSLHRTVKPQGTMLWGTRRDWDTEKVANERSSVLVSASLTPLLLAEGQSKTLKLEGGHLVAPSADKGVVGTVLQGTSSDGKPVEVAICGAEPSAEDPGMVWYRIEAWNAVAQEWENPCVALARVPDPRALAVGGVWDESGAHHPASGRFTFACENGAITKCIGWGYKPWASRDGHSLASLHQACTRMARADYCGNGRSHTHEDTPLDIYDQLGVLTRTTESSAGWELSRASFEAAWAADGATCLARTRDGRAMETILQECPNRFQTGAALELGEGDRCTVRRKDVNPAASLLRNHSYGPSKAAVPQEKNL; this is translated from the coding sequence ATGAACGCGATGAAGAAATATCTGTTCGCCTGGCTGTGTCTTCAGCTCCCCGTGCTGGCGCACGCCGAGCCCGCCAGGTCCGCGAGCGTGGCCGCCTCCGTGTCCAAGGCCGAGCGCCATGCGCGGCGCTGCCAGTCCCAGTCGCTCCACCGCACCGTCAAGCCGCAGGGGACGATGCTGTGGGGGACCCGGCGGGACTGGGACACCGAGAAGGTGGCCAACGAGCGCAGCAGCGTGCTCGTCTCGGCCAGCCTCACGCCCCTGCTGCTGGCGGAGGGCCAGAGCAAGACCTTGAAGCTCGAGGGAGGGCATCTGGTGGCCCCCTCCGCGGACAAGGGCGTCGTCGGCACCGTGCTCCAGGGGACGTCGAGCGACGGCAAGCCGGTGGAGGTGGCCATCTGCGGCGCGGAGCCTTCCGCCGAGGATCCCGGAATGGTCTGGTACCGCATCGAGGCCTGGAACGCGGTGGCCCAGGAGTGGGAGAACCCCTGTGTCGCCCTGGCTCGCGTGCCGGATCCCCGCGCGCTCGCGGTTGGCGGCGTCTGGGACGAGAGCGGCGCCCACCATCCGGCCTCGGGCAGGTTCACCTTCGCCTGTGAGAATGGTGCCATCACCAAGTGCATCGGCTGGGGCTACAAGCCCTGGGCGAGCCGCGATGGGCACTCCCTGGCCAGCCTCCACCAGGCCTGTACGCGCATGGCCCGTGCGGACTATTGCGGCAACGGCCGCAGCCACACGCACGAGGACACTCCCCTCGACATCTATGATCAGCTCGGCGTGCTCACGCGGACGACCGAGTCCTCGGCGGGATGGGAGCTGTCGCGGGCGTCCTTCGAGGCGGCGTGGGCGGCCGATGGGGCCACCTGCCTGGCTCGGACGCGTGATGGCCGCGCGATGGAGACGATCCTCCAGGAGTGCCCCAACCGCTTCCAGACGGGCGCGGCGCTCGAGCTGGGCGAGGGAGACCGGTGCACGGTGCGGCGCAAGGACGTGAACCCCGCGGCGTCGCTGCTGCGCAACCATTCCTATGGGCCCTCGAAGGCGGCCGTCCCCCAGGAGAAGAACCTGTAG
- a CDS encoding sigma-70 family RNA polymerase sigma factor: protein MAQGSVLAATFLAHAKVRFLPPADTAVFERLLLQAWETARAQWPAVALPAEPFVTHLAERLPEESPHTPVEPLLEQLSLAELYLACACARGIASAIELFERNYLAKLPGLLRGHKQPEAMIDDVCQLVRVKLLVHTPEGGPRIEEYTGRGALLSWVRVTAVRVSIRLQASEKPSLEEEPDAALEAMPAPGVDTELDLIKRRHHTEFRQAVREAFSTLSADDRHLLRLYFVDQLSMYELAALFRVNQSTISRWLKTTRQTIYEETQRRLEKRLGLSHHDFKSFIAILQSRMDMSQLLSEETKGDDGGPRS, encoded by the coding sequence ATGGCGCAAGGGTCCGTGTTGGCGGCGACGTTTCTGGCGCACGCGAAGGTGCGTTTCCTTCCTCCGGCGGATACCGCCGTGTTCGAACGCCTGCTCCTCCAAGCCTGGGAGACGGCCCGCGCGCAGTGGCCGGCGGTCGCCCTCCCCGCCGAGCCGTTCGTGACGCACCTCGCCGAACGGCTGCCCGAGGAGAGTCCCCACACTCCCGTCGAGCCACTCCTCGAGCAGCTCTCCCTGGCGGAGCTGTACCTGGCGTGCGCGTGCGCGAGAGGGATTGCCTCCGCCATCGAGCTCTTCGAGCGCAACTACCTCGCGAAGCTGCCGGGGCTGCTCAGGGGGCATAAGCAGCCCGAGGCGATGATCGACGACGTGTGCCAGCTGGTGCGCGTGAAGCTCCTGGTCCACACGCCCGAAGGTGGCCCCAGGATCGAGGAATACACGGGTCGAGGCGCACTGCTGAGCTGGGTACGTGTCACCGCCGTGCGCGTCTCCATCAGGCTGCAGGCCAGCGAGAAGCCCTCCCTCGAGGAGGAGCCGGACGCGGCCCTCGAGGCCATGCCGGCGCCAGGAGTCGACACGGAGCTGGACCTCATCAAGCGGCGCCACCACACCGAATTCCGCCAGGCCGTGCGCGAGGCCTTCTCCACGCTCTCGGCCGACGATCGCCACCTGCTGCGCCTCTACTTCGTCGATCAGCTGTCGATGTATGAGCTGGCCGCGCTCTTTCGCGTCAACCAATCGACGATCTCCCGCTGGTTGAAGACGACACGGCAGACCATCTACGAGGAGACGCAGCGCCGTCTGGAGAAGCGGCTGGGCCTCTCCCACCATGACTTCAAGAGCTTCATCGCCATCCTCCAGAGCCGGATGGACATGAGCCAGTTGCTGAGCGAGGAGACGAAGGGGGATGACGGCGGCCCTCGCTCCTGA